One window from the genome of Drosophila albomicans strain 15112-1751.03 chromosome 2L, ASM965048v2, whole genome shotgun sequence encodes:
- the LOC117564408 gene encoding male accessory gland serine protease inhibitor-like, which translates to MKFATLIFVLCALFGFSLAYKNAKCGLPPAVDGNGLIKCAAFQPSFSYYPAENVCKDFVYGGCGGNENRFASKAACEAECVN; encoded by the exons ATGAAATTCGCTACGCTGATCTTTGTGCTCTGTGCACTGTTTGGTTTCTCTCTGGCCTACAAGAACG CCAAATGTGGCTTGCCCCCAGCAGTTGATGGTAATGGATTGATCAAGTGCGCCGCCTTCCAGCCCAGTTTCAGCTACTATCCTGCCGAAAATGTATGCAAGGACTTCGTTTATGGCGGATGCGGTGGAAATGAGAATCGCTTCGCTTCCAAGGCTGCCTGTGAGGCCGAATGTGTGAACTAA
- the LOC117565300 gene encoding kunitz-type U19-barytoxin-Tl1a produces MYSKSCLITLSVLSCVLAVLSAAVDQSQLPSKSELVVEKQVDGQQPAVPVDVNAVSEQCHQPKETGRCFALFYRFAYNLDTQSCEEFIYGGCAGNSNNFDTKEQCEQVCLSKVAPTTAPSAAESATESATELTTEQQQLESNSSSSQATKV; encoded by the coding sequence ATGTATTCCAAGTCTTGCTTGATTACCCTCAGCGTGCTGAGCTGTGTTCTCGCTGTGCTGAGCGCCGCTGTGGATCAATCCCAGCTGCCGTCCAAGTCGGAGCTGGTCGTGGAGAAGCAAGTGGATGGCCAGCAGCCAGCTGTGCCCGTCGATGTGAATGCCGTGTCTGAGCAGTGTCATCAGCCAAAGGAGACGGGACGTTGCTTTGCGCTTTTCTATCGCTTTGCCTACAATCTGGATACTCAGTCTTGCGAAGAGTTCATCTATGGCGGATGTGCgggtaacagcaacaactttgaCACCAAGGAGCAGTGCGAACAAGTCTGCCTCAGCAAAGTGGCACCAACCACAGCACCATCCGCAGCTGAATCTGCGACTGAATCTGCTACCGAACTGACTacggagcaacagcaactagaGTCCAATAGCAGCTCTAGTCAGGCCACAAAAGTTTAG
- the LOC117565301 gene encoding kunitz-type serine protease inhibitor mulgin-3: MKLHQMTQLRVMWHAAILLLCLAQLTQAVTTAKPKTLVQATQPTSTTTTVKTRQLQQQPAQTQQKKQDPKCLQPLEIGPCRMSLERYYYNKDKNACETFKYGGCRGNDNRWGFQQTCEEACLIRK, encoded by the exons TGAAGCTGCACCAGATGACCCAGTTACGAGTGATGTGGCATGCCGCCATACTGTTGCTCTGCCTCGCCCAACTGACGCAGGCGGTGACCACAGCCAAGCCCAAGACCCTAGTACAGGCAACACAGCCAACAAGCACCACAACTACAGTAAAGACTagacagctacaacaacaaccggcACAAACTCAACAAAAGAAGCAAG ATCCTAAATGTCTGCAGCCTCTGGAGATCGGTCCATGTCGCATGAGTCTGGAGCGTTACTATTACAACAAGGATAAGAATGCCTGCGAAACGTTCAAATACGGCGGCTGCCGAGGCAACGACAATCGCTGGGGTTTCCAGCAGACTTGCGAAGAGGCGTGCCTCATCAGAAAGTGA